The DNA window agattttggaggaaagttagcaagaggtccaacctcttggaaaaatttatttgagtctatctctctcatcagattcctacatttttcctgtggtccaatcaaacggtcattcttatgtttttcctgtattttcctctgttttacatctgcattcctatcagaatcctgtgtttttcctattcctgcgtttttccatTTTTGCGATTCAAAGCGGCCCTTAGTAGTTTGGTAAATATGTGTGTGAAAAACGATAGAGATAGTTGGGAAAGGTGAGGGAAGAACACCGCCTAGACACAAAATCAGGCACACCCCCATATATTTTGGTTGCATTTGTCGCTCTTGCTAGTTGTGGTGTTAACAACTTTCGTGCATGTGGTGAGGTGCGTACCTGACTGTTTGACACGAACGAGGAACATTCTCTCAAAGGTGCTTTTACCTTTACCTCCTTTAGCCAGCTAGGAAAATCGCCGACGTGTCAAGCCGGACAGCGTCCTTCCTAAAGCCACTCGCCCCCACACAAGGAGACAAGATATGCAAGTGCGTGTATACGATCAAATCAAATGAACAGATCAGATCACACCGGAGATGTTGTTACTTGTTTcgtggaaggaagaagaagacagtCGGAAGACTGCCTCAAACTTGAAATAAAGAAGAGGATAATGTGCTGGTTTGGCAAGGGAACGCTGCGCCGAGGAAAAATGATACTCCGTTTCAAAATTAGTACAATTTTACACCGTTTgtctaatttaaattttttttataattagtattttgtttattattattattagataataaaacatgattagtattttatatgattaattttttatatataaatttttaaataagacggacgacgCGTGTAACCACGGCTAGGATGGAGATAGTACTTATTAACACATGGTTCCCACAGATACATTTTTTTCAAGTGCTACATTAATGCCATGTGGTATAAAAACTCGGTCAAACAAaacacttaggctgtgtttagttcagtgcaaagtttggattttggttgaaattgaagataatgtgactgaaaagttatgtgtgtatgacaagttgatgtgatagaaaaggactgaagtttggatctaaacacaaccttagacGTGTTGTTAGCAACATCTAAATCAATCTAGGTTGCACCGGTTTAAAGAGATGGACTTGAATGTGGCATTTCGGTTCAAGTTCAAAAGTCAGACTCTGGGTAAAATCGAGGGACGTAAAATAAACTGCATTATCTCATCATGTAGGTTGTTAAGCTCTACTGAATTGATTATTttgttggtgaaatgaaaatgtGATGTTGGTCAAAGAAAGTAGAGAATCTGATGCAGATCGACGGAGCATACGTTGCAATGATACAAACAAATATGAAGTTAACGATGGTCGAGGTTAAAATGTACAATGAAAGAGTGTAGATTCTAAGTACGAACTATCTTCGATGGCTGTGAAGCTATGTATCTGTGGAGCTTTATATCGAAAACAACTCCAATCGGCAATAGCACTATAGCAGAAAAGGTGATTTCGATGGCTAGAAAAGGTAGGTTTCTAGTCCAATGTGGCAAGTGCTGTTCTTGCTATGGACTTCTCCTTACCGCAAATGACCTCACTTTCTATTTCAGGCCCTGCAAAAACAGTTAATCAGACATGAATATTTAAGGAAGACATTAAAATTTCTCTATTTTGCTATATTCTTGCTTCTAAAGTTTTGTATGGACTAGAATGGATCGAAAAAGGTAGATTAAGCCCAATTACTTTGTTTTGTCATTTACTTCAAGACCCTTCACTGTACATAGAAAACACATAATACCAGGGACCACCACTGTACATAATTATGGACCAGCAAGTTCGTCACTTTCAGGATAATGTAGGACAAATATAACACAGTAGGAAAAACAGAACAAGAAAAACCTTGAACAGAACTAAGAAAACAGTGACAAATGTGAAGATTAACGGCACAGTTTTTTTGAAAACCAGAGCTAATTAGAGCTAAAATGTGACATACAGGGAAAGCAACAATCATAGAACATCAAAATAGAAGATTCAGCATGATATAATCGCTAGACACTTTAACAGACATGTAGTAGGCTGTACCAAGTTTTCCACCTTCCAGTCCTACCAGGCCTCCCGCCTTGAGAGTTCTCTTACTGACCCTATAATACCTTGCATCAACTTCTTCATATTGAAAATCCTCATCAGAAAAGTCATCACACGACGCATCAGAAACACTATCAACCAGCACTCCAGAACTGTACTCAAACTCATCAACGGAGCTAAAATTGGTAAAATCATCTACCATTGCTGCAAAAGCGGTAAAATGTGGTTAATTTTCATGCAACCGATAATAATATGTGTAATAAAAACAGTGACCACATTAGATAGCCATAATCTACAGTGTTTTTCTGTTTACAGGCAGACAGGCTCCTTCAATTAATCACAAGAAGTCAACATAAAACCACACAATCAAAACCAATTAGACAACAAAATACTATTACACCTCCCAAATGTAATTTATCATAGGAATAGAGCTACAACAGCAAGCAACCGTGGTATTAAACACTCACAACGTTACAACCCATTAATTATAAGGTGTCCAAgtaaataagaaataaaaaattaaacaagGTGTTAATAAGAAATGTCTTACTAAGCCAACATAAAATTAAACAGGCTGGCCTCAGAAGGTACCTTGAGAACGCTGCGA is part of the Oryza glaberrima chromosome 4, OglaRS2, whole genome shotgun sequence genome and encodes:
- the LOC127770873 gene encoding uncharacterized protein LOC127770873, whose protein sequence is MEGVGERGDAAGWLQRPVTTEPSLNLELWKYIILPAAPSPEAPSPAAPAARPSYSSVLRLVSNNSDEDFDREVYRLAHLRPLVSKAASQRSQAMVDDFTNFSSVDEFEYSSGVLVDSVSDASCDDFSDEDFQYEEVDARYYRVSKRTLKAGGLVGLEGGKLGTAYYMSVKVSSDYIMLNLLF